A single genomic interval of Burkholderia sp. HI2500 harbors:
- a CDS encoding DNA-methyltransferase — MRDLIEEPGGGAASEAGAVPPAAAVPRALPSGIELHNRDFLTHAAHLPDASIDLIVADPPYGLGKDYGNDSDKRSGDDFLAWTREWLELAIPKLKPSGSMYIFCTWQYAPEIFSFLKTQLTMVNEIIWDRRVPSMGGTTRRFTSVHDNIGFFAVSKAYYFDLDPVRIPYDADTKKARSRKLFEGSKWLEMGYNPKDVWSVSRLHRQHAERVDHPTQKPLEIIERMVLASCPPGGRVLDPFMGSGTTAVACARQGRDFVGYEINESYCAIAHERVNALAAPACA, encoded by the coding sequence ATGCGTGACCTGATCGAAGAACCGGGCGGCGGTGCCGCGAGCGAGGCGGGGGCGGTTCCGCCCGCCGCTGCCGTGCCGCGCGCGCTGCCGTCCGGTATCGAACTGCATAACCGCGATTTCCTGACCCATGCCGCGCACCTGCCGGACGCGTCGATCGACCTGATCGTCGCCGATCCGCCGTACGGGCTCGGCAAGGACTACGGCAACGACTCGGACAAGCGTTCGGGCGACGACTTTCTCGCGTGGACGCGCGAGTGGCTCGAGCTCGCGATTCCGAAGCTGAAGCCGAGCGGGTCGATGTACATCTTCTGCACGTGGCAGTACGCGCCGGAAATCTTCAGCTTCCTGAAGACGCAACTCACGATGGTCAACGAGATCATCTGGGACCGGCGCGTGCCGAGCATGGGCGGCACGACGCGCCGTTTCACGTCGGTGCACGACAACATCGGCTTTTTCGCGGTTTCCAAGGCGTATTACTTCGATCTCGATCCGGTCCGCATCCCGTACGACGCCGATACGAAGAAGGCCCGCTCGCGCAAGCTGTTCGAAGGCAGCAAGTGGCTGGAGATGGGCTACAACCCGAAGGACGTCTGGTCGGTCTCGCGCCTGCATCGGCAGCACGCGGAGCGCGTCGATCATCCGACCCAGAAGCCGCTGGAAATCATCGAGCGGATGGTGCTCGCAAGCTGCCCGCCGGGCGGCCGCGTGCTCGATCCGTTCATGGGCAGCGGCACGACCGCGGTGGCCTGCGCACGGCAGGGGCGCGACTTCGTCGGCTACGAGATCAACGAAAGCTATTGTGCGATCGCGCACGAGCGCGTGAACGCGCTTGCCGCGCCGGCGTGCGCGTGA
- the accD gene encoding acetyl-CoA carboxylase, carboxyltransferase subunit beta — translation MSWLDKLLPPKIKQTDPKSRKGIPEGLWVKCPSCEAVLYRNDVDANLHVCPKCDHHMRIGARERLDGLLDPEGRYEIGQEIVPVDTLKFKDSRKYPDRLKEAMDDTGETDAMVVMGGAIHTLPVVAACFEFSFMGGSMGSVVGERFVRGAQNALEQQVPFICFTASGGARMQESLLSLMQMAKTTAMLTKLSEAKLPFISVLTDPTMGGVSASFAFLGDVVIAEPKALIGFAGPRVIEQTVREKLPEGFQRAEFLLKTGAIDMIVDRRKMRDEIAQLLALLQRQPADALA, via the coding sequence ATGAGCTGGCTCGACAAACTGTTGCCGCCGAAGATCAAGCAGACCGACCCGAAAAGCCGCAAGGGCATTCCGGAAGGCCTGTGGGTCAAATGCCCGTCCTGCGAGGCCGTGCTGTACCGCAACGACGTGGACGCGAACCTGCACGTGTGCCCGAAGTGCGATCACCACATGCGCATCGGTGCACGTGAGCGCCTCGACGGGCTGCTCGATCCGGAAGGCCGTTACGAGATCGGCCAGGAAATCGTGCCGGTCGACACGCTGAAGTTCAAGGACAGCCGCAAGTACCCCGATCGTCTGAAGGAAGCGATGGACGATACGGGCGAAACCGACGCGATGGTCGTGATGGGCGGTGCGATCCACACGCTGCCGGTGGTCGCGGCCTGCTTCGAGTTCTCGTTCATGGGCGGCTCGATGGGCTCGGTGGTCGGCGAGCGCTTCGTACGCGGCGCGCAGAACGCGCTGGAACAGCAAGTGCCGTTCATCTGCTTCACCGCTTCGGGCGGTGCGCGGATGCAGGAAAGCCTGCTGTCGCTGATGCAGATGGCGAAAACCACCGCGATGCTGACCAAGCTGTCGGAAGCCAAGCTGCCGTTCATTTCGGTGCTGACCGACCCGACGATGGGCGGCGTGTCGGCGAGCTTCGCCTTCCTCGGCGACGTCGTGATCGCCGAACCGAAGGCGCTGATCGGCTTCGCCGGCCCGCGCGTGATCGAGCAGACAGTTCGCGAGAAGCTGCCGGAAGGCTTCCAGCGCGCCGAATTCCTGCTGAAGACGGGCGCGATCGACATGATCGTCGACCGTCGCAAGATGCGCGACGAGATCGCCCAGCTGCTCGCGCTGCTGCAGCGGCAACCGGCCGACGCGCTGGCCTGA
- a CDS encoding FimV/HubP family polar landmark protein, which produces MSRISLFPRQSRLSRAVRGALAILALGATASAWAAGTGELPASAADGAAPLTVTVQPGQSLNDIAKAATQSRDPGVLARAGRALFDANPQAFMKRDASRLKVGATLTVPALDATGAAVVPAAASAASGASGASGAAAASAPAAASGGTAVAQHGASAPHPGSTVQSAPVAPAVHAAPVSGASVATAAGASASVGASASVGTSAAHGASAVESMQPAAPVTGASGPHVWSGTIQSVPSSASGAVTPPVSGSQVPGMNEPAGAAPVTGASQPRPSSLQQLLALKNRVLMELQKHGIGKPATTNELKPAPAPVAPRPAASDAGASAAAAASTTGEAASGVAASAVQPASVSVPAQPAAPVVTPARSNEQMDWRPAAVAGAAVIVLAAGFAWRKRRKSRRTDDAGTDTLAAATAAGGVTVAAAAAQAEAAPSVEPELPIRPEMPVARDAASDLNLAAATAAAAEPVETPDTDLSPSSDVAKPHVEQPELPTAHAAVPPASETAPVSHDAEPIEKDAAETPVETSLETPIETSVETRVATQVETPTAPAATDAQHAALMQNAISALSSLDMPLPPRTPDEPSLAADEPAAQAGQSDTDKIATNGQAAQRLPIGSTDPAPEHPADQDDEFDWDPDAATPATQAGSPFATSSLPPLGGAQFGALKLDFDLDLPSAPGAALPALTPDELARIARNKLDLASEYVELGDLSGARTLLQEVVDANDAATRDDARALLAKLADEA; this is translated from the coding sequence ATGTCCCGAATTTCCTTGTTTCCGCGTCAGTCCCGTCTGTCGCGCGCCGTGCGTGGCGCGCTGGCGATCCTGGCGCTCGGCGCAACCGCATCGGCCTGGGCGGCCGGCACCGGCGAACTGCCGGCATCCGCTGCCGACGGCGCAGCGCCGCTTACCGTGACGGTCCAGCCGGGCCAGTCGCTGAACGACATCGCGAAGGCGGCTACGCAGTCGCGCGATCCCGGGGTGCTCGCGCGCGCCGGCCGCGCGCTATTCGACGCCAATCCGCAGGCGTTCATGAAGCGCGACGCGAGCCGCCTGAAAGTCGGCGCGACGCTGACCGTGCCGGCGCTCGATGCGACAGGCGCGGCAGTCGTGCCGGCCGCTGCATCCGCTGCATCCGGTGCGTCCGGTGCGTCCGGTGCGGCGGCAGCGTCCGCACCCGCCGCCGCATCGGGCGGCACGGCAGTCGCGCAGCATGGTGCGTCCGCACCGCATCCGGGGTCGACCGTGCAATCCGCGCCGGTGGCGCCGGCCGTGCATGCGGCGCCTGTCAGCGGTGCGAGCGTCGCGACGGCCGCCGGTGCGTCGGCATCCGTCGGTGCTTCGGCATCGGTCGGTACTTCGGCTGCCCACGGCGCATCGGCTGTCGAAAGCATGCAGCCGGCGGCACCCGTGACCGGTGCAAGCGGTCCGCATGTGTGGAGCGGCACGATCCAGTCAGTGCCGTCGTCCGCGAGCGGGGCCGTGACCCCGCCTGTGTCGGGCAGCCAGGTTCCGGGCATGAACGAACCGGCTGGCGCGGCACCGGTCACGGGCGCGTCGCAGCCGCGGCCGTCGAGCCTGCAGCAACTGCTGGCGCTGAAGAACCGCGTGCTGATGGAATTGCAGAAGCACGGTATCGGCAAGCCGGCCACGACGAACGAGCTCAAGCCGGCACCGGCACCTGTCGCGCCGCGTCCGGCCGCGAGCGATGCGGGCGCGTCCGCGGCTGCGGCTGCGTCGACGACCGGCGAAGCGGCATCCGGCGTTGCTGCCAGCGCAGTGCAGCCGGCATCGGTATCGGTGCCCGCGCAGCCGGCCGCGCCGGTGGTGACACCTGCGCGCAGTAACGAGCAGATGGACTGGCGTCCGGCCGCGGTGGCCGGTGCGGCCGTGATCGTCCTCGCGGCAGGTTTCGCGTGGCGCAAGCGCAGGAAGAGCCGACGCACGGACGATGCGGGGACGGACACGTTGGCTGCCGCCACGGCAGCGGGCGGAGTCACGGTGGCGGCTGCCGCTGCGCAAGCCGAAGCCGCGCCGTCCGTCGAACCGGAACTGCCGATCCGGCCCGAGATGCCGGTCGCGCGTGATGCCGCTTCCGACCTGAACCTTGCCGCGGCGACTGCCGCAGCGGCGGAGCCGGTCGAGACACCGGATACGGATCTGTCGCCGTCGTCGGATGTGGCGAAGCCGCATGTCGAGCAGCCTGAATTGCCGACCGCACACGCGGCAGTGCCGCCCGCGAGCGAGACGGCTCCGGTTTCGCACGATGCCGAGCCGATCGAAAAGGACGCGGCCGAAACGCCGGTCGAAACGTCGTTAGAGACGCCGATCGAGACGTCGGTGGAGACACGGGTAGCGACGCAGGTGGAAACGCCGACCGCACCCGCGGCCACAGATGCGCAGCACGCGGCGCTGATGCAGAACGCGATCAGCGCGCTCAGCAGCCTCGACATGCCGCTGCCGCCGCGCACGCCGGACGAGCCGTCGCTGGCGGCGGATGAGCCGGCTGCGCAAGCAGGGCAGTCCGACACCGATAAAATCGCAACTAACGGTCAAGCCGCACAGCGTCTCCCGATTGGCTCGACCGATCCCGCCCCGGAACATCCGGCCGATCAGGACGACGAGTTCGATTGGGATCCGGACGCAGCGACGCCGGCAACCCAGGCGGGCAGCCCGTTCGCGACGTCGTCGCTGCCGCCGCTCGGCGGCGCGCAGTTCGGCGCGCTGAAGCTTGATTTCGATCTCGACCTGCCGTCCGCGCCGGGCGCTGCGTTGCCGGCGCTGACGCCGGACGAACTCGCCCGCATCGCGCGCAACAAGCTCGACCTCGCGTCCGAATATGTCGAGCTGGGCGACCTGTCCGGCGCGCGGACGCTGCTGCAGGAAGTGGTCGACGCGAATGACGCCGCGACGCGCGACGATGCGCGCGCGCTGCTCGCGAAACTGGCGGACGAGGCGTGA
- a CDS encoding phosphoribosylanthranilate isomerase gives MTDHAVSSSIPAAAGLPPRTRIKLCGLSKPDDVLHAAALGADAIGLVFYPKSPRAVSIAQAAELARLAPPFVSVVGLFVNATEAEIEAVVRDVPLTLLQFHGDETPDQCDALGRAARLPWLRAVRVGPSTQSADLVESGLHYSKARGLLFDTLVPDYGGSGKVFDWSLIPAELAHRAVLSGGLSAQNVGDAIRQLRPFAVDVSSGIEVEGAKGVKDHARMAAFVRAVREADAG, from the coding sequence ATGACGGATCACGCCGTGTCTTCCTCGATTCCCGCCGCGGCCGGCCTGCCGCCGCGCACGCGCATCAAGCTGTGCGGGCTGTCGAAGCCCGACGACGTGCTGCACGCGGCGGCGCTCGGCGCCGATGCGATCGGCCTCGTGTTCTATCCGAAGAGCCCGCGCGCGGTGTCGATCGCGCAGGCGGCGGAGCTGGCACGCCTCGCGCCGCCGTTCGTGTCGGTGGTCGGGCTGTTCGTGAACGCGACCGAGGCCGAGATCGAGGCCGTCGTGCGCGACGTGCCGCTCACGCTGCTGCAGTTCCATGGCGACGAGACGCCCGATCAGTGCGACGCACTTGGCCGCGCGGCACGCCTGCCGTGGCTGCGCGCGGTGCGCGTGGGCCCCTCGACGCAATCGGCCGATTTGGTAGAATCGGGGCTTCATTATTCGAAAGCGCGCGGCCTCCTGTTCGACACCCTGGTGCCGGATTACGGTGGTAGCGGCAAGGTCTTCGATTGGTCTCTTATTCCCGCAGAGCTCGCGCATCGGGCCGTTTTGAGTGGTGGCTTGAGCGCGCAAAACGTCGGTGATGCGATTCGCCAGTTGCGCCCGTTTGCTGTCGATGTCTCGAGTGGCATCGAAGTGGAGGGCGCGAAGGGCGTGAAGGATCACGCCCGGATGGCGGCGTTCGTACGCGCGGTGCGCGAAGCGGACGCCGGGTGA
- the trpB gene encoding tryptophan synthase subunit beta, which produces MYNLPNDRGHFGPYGGTFVAETLIHALDELRAAYEKFQNDPDFVAEFERELKHFVGRPSPIYHAQRWSETLGGAQIYLKREDLNHTGAHKINNVIGQALLAKRMGKKRVIAETGAGQHGVATATICARFGMECVVYMGSEDVRRQAANVYRMKLLGATVVPVESGSRTLKDALNEAMRDWVTNIENTFYIIGTVAGPHPYPMMVRDFQRVIGDECKVQMPELAGRQPDAVIACVGGGSNAMGIFYPYIDDTSVQLIGVEAAGDGLDTGHHAASLIAGSPGVLHGNRTYLLQDDNGQIIETHSVSAGLDYPGVGPEHAWLKDSGRAQYVGITDEEALKAFHDCCRIEGIIPALESSHAIAYGVKLAPTLPKDKILLVNLSGRGDKDMHTVAERSGIEL; this is translated from the coding sequence ATGTACAACCTTCCTAATGATCGCGGCCATTTCGGCCCGTATGGCGGCACGTTCGTCGCCGAGACGCTGATTCACGCGCTGGACGAACTGCGTGCAGCGTATGAAAAATTCCAGAACGATCCCGATTTCGTCGCCGAATTCGAGCGCGAGCTGAAGCATTTCGTCGGTCGCCCGTCGCCGATCTATCACGCGCAGCGCTGGAGCGAGACGCTCGGCGGCGCGCAGATCTACCTGAAGCGCGAAGACCTGAACCACACCGGCGCGCACAAGATCAACAACGTGATCGGCCAGGCGCTGCTCGCGAAGCGCATGGGCAAGAAGCGCGTGATCGCCGAGACGGGCGCCGGCCAGCACGGCGTCGCGACCGCGACGATCTGCGCGCGCTTCGGGATGGAGTGCGTCGTCTACATGGGTTCGGAAGACGTGCGCCGCCAGGCCGCGAACGTCTACCGGATGAAGCTGCTCGGCGCGACGGTCGTGCCGGTCGAATCGGGTTCGCGCACGCTGAAGGACGCGCTGAACGAAGCGATGCGCGACTGGGTCACGAACATCGAGAACACGTTCTACATCATCGGCACGGTCGCGGGCCCGCACCCGTACCCGATGATGGTGCGCGACTTCCAGCGCGTGATCGGCGACGAGTGCAAGGTGCAGATGCCCGAACTCGCCGGCCGGCAGCCTGACGCCGTGATCGCCTGCGTGGGCGGCGGTTCGAACGCAATGGGCATCTTCTATCCGTACATCGACGACACCTCGGTGCAGCTGATCGGCGTCGAAGCAGCCGGCGACGGCCTCGACACGGGCCATCACGCGGCGTCGCTGATCGCCGGCAGCCCGGGCGTGCTGCACGGCAACCGGACCTACCTGCTGCAGGACGACAACGGCCAGATCATCGAGACGCATTCGGTGTCGGCGGGCCTCGACTATCCGGGCGTCGGCCCCGAGCACGCGTGGCTGAAGGACAGCGGCCGGGCGCAGTACGTCGGCATCACCGACGAGGAAGCGCTGAAGGCGTTCCACGACTGCTGCAGGATCGAGGGGATCATTCCCGCGCTCGAGTCGAGCCATGCGATCGCGTATGGCGTGAAGCTCGCGCCGACGTTGCCGAAGGACAAGATCCTGCTCGTCAACCTGTCGGGCCGCGGCGACAAGGACATGCACACGGTCGCCGAGCGATCGGGCATCGAGCTCTGA
- the trpA gene encoding tryptophan synthase subunit alpha, which yields MSRIQQTFAALAEQGRKGLIPFITAGDPDPAKTVEFMHALAEGGADVIELGVPFSDPMADGPVIQRSSERALARGVTLTSVLADVKRFRETDPKTPVVLMGYANPIERMGVDTFAAEAQAAGVDGVLVVDYPPEEAGVFAEKMRAAQIDPIFLLAPTSTDERIADVGKIASGYVYYVSLKGVTGAGNLDVSSIAGKIPAIKSRVPVPVGVGFGIRDAETARAVAEVSDAVVIGSRLVQLLESAAPEGAAAALKTFIAELRAALDGAGKTAR from the coding sequence ATGTCCCGTATTCAGCAGACCTTCGCCGCGCTCGCCGAACAAGGCCGTAAGGGCCTGATCCCGTTCATCACGGCCGGCGACCCCGATCCGGCCAAAACCGTCGAATTCATGCACGCGCTCGCCGAAGGCGGCGCGGACGTGATCGAACTCGGCGTGCCGTTCTCGGACCCGATGGCCGACGGCCCCGTGATCCAGCGCTCGTCGGAACGCGCGCTCGCGCGCGGCGTCACGCTGACGAGCGTGCTCGCCGACGTGAAGCGCTTTCGCGAAACCGACCCCAAAACCCCCGTCGTGCTGATGGGCTATGCGAACCCGATCGAGCGGATGGGCGTCGACACGTTCGCGGCCGAAGCACAGGCGGCCGGGGTCGACGGCGTGCTCGTCGTCGACTATCCGCCGGAAGAGGCGGGCGTATTCGCCGAGAAAATGCGCGCCGCGCAGATCGATCCGATCTTCCTGCTCGCGCCCACGTCGACCGACGAACGCATCGCCGACGTCGGCAAGATCGCGAGCGGCTACGTGTATTACGTGTCGCTCAAGGGCGTGACCGGTGCAGGAAATCTGGATGTTTCGAGCATTGCGGGTAAAATCCCGGCCATCAAGTCGCGCGTGCCGGTTCCGGTCGGCGTCGGCTTCGGTATCCGCGACGCCGAAACGGCGCGCGCGGTGGCCGAGGTGTCGGACGCCGTCGTGATCGGCAGCCGCCTCGTGCAGCTGCTCGAAAGCGCTGCGCCGGAGGGTGCCGCCGCCGCGCTGAAGACGTTCATTGCCGAGCTGCGTGCCGCCCTGGACGGCGCGGGCAAGACGGCGCGATAA
- the truA gene encoding tRNA pseudouridine(38-40) synthase TruA, with the protein MRIALGIQYDGAAFCGWQAQPHGKTVQDRLEHALAEFARVPLHTTVAGRTDTGVHGLGQVVHFDTDLDREVFSWVRGTNAFLPPTVAVQWAKPMPDTFHARFSAFERTYYYTLYVHPVRSPMLAGRAGWIHTPLDDDAMRAAAAHLIGEHDFSSFRSSECQSKTPVKHLYQIDVRRVGHFIHFRFRANAFLHHMVRNLMGCLVAVGRGRYPADWLADVLAGRDRKLAAPTFMADGLYLAHVGYPAEFAVPPAQLGSVPWSSVWADLDPQS; encoded by the coding sequence ATGCGGATCGCGCTCGGCATCCAGTACGACGGCGCGGCGTTCTGCGGCTGGCAGGCGCAGCCGCACGGCAAGACCGTGCAGGATCGGCTCGAGCACGCACTGGCCGAGTTCGCGCGCGTGCCGCTGCATACGACGGTGGCCGGGCGCACCGACACGGGCGTGCACGGGCTCGGGCAGGTCGTGCACTTCGATACCGACCTCGATCGGGAGGTTTTCTCGTGGGTGCGCGGCACCAACGCGTTCCTGCCGCCGACCGTGGCGGTGCAATGGGCGAAGCCGATGCCGGACACGTTCCACGCGCGTTTCTCGGCGTTCGAGCGCACCTATTACTACACGCTGTACGTGCATCCCGTGCGCTCGCCGATGCTGGCGGGGCGCGCGGGCTGGATCCATACGCCGCTCGACGACGACGCGATGCGCGCAGCCGCCGCGCATCTGATCGGCGAGCATGACTTCTCGTCGTTCCGGTCGTCGGAATGCCAGTCGAAGACGCCGGTCAAACACCTGTATCAGATCGACGTGCGGCGCGTGGGCCATTTCATCCATTTCCGGTTCCGCGCCAACGCGTTCCTGCACCACATGGTGCGCAACCTGATGGGCTGCCTCGTTGCGGTCGGTCGCGGCCGCTATCCGGCCGACTGGCTCGCCGACGTGCTGGCCGGGCGCGATCGCAAGCTTGCGGCGCCCACGTTCATGGCCGACGGGCTGTATCTCGCCCACGTCGGCTACCCGGCGGAATTCGCCGTCCCGCCCGCGCAGCTCGGCAGTGTGCCGTGGAGCAGCGTCTGGGCCGATCTGGACCCGCAATCATGA